The following are encoded together in the Rhizoctonia solani chromosome 10, complete sequence genome:
- a CDS encoding Cyclin, N-terminal domain — protein MSSANVPARRTTRLTRTHLDENASATRTTRGSAKPVAVVSVPVKTAAAATTRRPALTANKDKTETTSNRALDAAKRKRDALGELTNKNKAKTIPKDKDGKPLGKGKDPLHKRSESVSSVSGKHEEVMEVDASKATSEETDRPRFSRRISARTVSTSSVPAHPSTATTAQVTGRRAVSAAGTRLLRTQSARAATTTTSEASLPAAPPSTSGAHRPTPEDEPEGPAYKRRRTSSLDAEEASRAVAHIKEKSQGPDSIEVEEPWTDLDKDDDGDPLMVSEYVVDIFDYMLEIERKHAQVLNPNYIEKQKELNWGMRGILGDWLIQVHARFRLLPETLYLAMHLVDRMLSIRVVSLSRLQLVGVTCMFIAAKYEEIMAPSVKHFVECADSAYTEKDILDAEQYVLRVLGWDCSYPNVMTFLRRVSKAEDFDDQTRSVGKFFVEIACVDHRLLPFPPSQIAATSLWLARLILDRDPWNGNLIHYSTYREKDLIEPANIMLNYMLEPIKHEAFWKKYASKRYMKVSPYVREWALMRWQEGEEVDLAAELPGLRAAILERREKEVF, from the exons ATGTCTTCTGCTAACGTCCCC GCGCGTCGAACAACGCGACTCACCCGAACACACCTCGATGAGAATGCGTCTGCTACAAGGACCACTCGCGGATCTGCCAAGCCCGTAGCGGTTGTGTCGGTACCTGTCAAGACCGCCGCTGCCGCTACCACCCGCCGACCTGCCTTGACTGCCAATAAAGATAAGACTGAAACCACTTCGAACCGTGCTCTCGACGCCGCAAAGCGCAAGCGCGATGCGCTGGGCGAACTTACGAACAAGAATAAAGCAAAGACAATACCTAAAGATAAGGATGGTAAGCCCCTCGGTAAGGGCAAGGACCCCCTGCACAAGCGCAGCGAGAGTGTGTCTTCGGTCTCTGGCAAGCACGAGGAGGTTATGGAAGTCGATGCATCTAAAGCGACATCCGAAGAGACCGACCGGCCACGGTTCTCACGCCGCATTTCCGCTCGTACTGTTTCAACATCGTCTGTTCCTGCACATCCCTCTACAGCTACTACTGCTCAAGTCACTGGTCGACGTGCAGTTTCTGCTGCGGGCACTCGCCTCTTGCGCACTCAATCGGCTCGCGCAGCTACTACCACCACTTCCGAGGCAAGCCTCCCTGCTGCTCCTCCTTCGACGTCTGGTGCCCATCGTCCTACACCCGAAGATGAACCAGAGGGTCCTGCTTATAAGCGACGTCGCACAAGCTCCTTAGACGCTGAGGAAGCATCTCGTGCCGTTGCTCATATCAAAGAAAAGTCTCAAGGCCCTGACTCTATTGAAGTGGAAGAGCCATGGACTGATCTTGATAAGGATGATGATGGCGATCCATTGATGGTTAGCGAGTATGTCGTGGATATCTTCGACTACATGTTAGAAATCGAG CGCAAACATGCCCAAGTGCTTAACCCGAACTATATTGAGAAGCAAAAAGAGCTCAACTGGGGCATGCGTGGTATTCTAGGTGACTGGCTGATCCAGGTCCATGCCCGGTTCCGCCTCCTTCCGGAAACTCTATACCTTGCAATGCATCTCGTCGACCGGATGCTATCTATCCGTGTCGTTTCCCTTTCTCGGCTTCAACTTGTCGGCGTTACTTGCATGTTCATTGCGGCGAAGTACGAGGAAATCATGGCGCCCTCAGTTAAACACTTTGTTGAGTGCGCCGACTCGGCGTACACTGAGAAGGACATCCTCGATGCCGAGCAGTACGTGCTCCGCGTTTTAGGGTGGGATTGCAGCTACCCCAATGTCATGACTTTCCTTCGCCGCGTTAGCAAGGCCGAAGACTTTGACGATCAGACTCGCAGTGTTGGCAAATTTTTCGTTGAAATAGCCTGCGTTGACCACCGTCTTCTTCCGTTTCCACCAAGCCAAATCGCCGCTACTTCATTGTGGCTCGCTCGTCTTATTCTAGACCGTGACCCATGG AACGGCAATTTGATCCATTACTCGACTTACCGTGAAAAGGACCTTATTGAACCCGCGAACATCATGCTCAATTACATGCTGGAACCTATCAAGCACGAAGCTTTCTGGAAAAAGTACGCGAGCAAACGGTATATGAAGGTCTCGCCCTATGTCCGTGAATGGGCGTTGATGAGGTGGCAAGAGGGTGAGGAAGTTGATCTTGCTGCTGAGTTGCCAGGCCTGCGAGCGGCAATCTTGGAGAGGCGAGAGAAGGAAGTGTTCTGA
- a CDS encoding lipoic acid synthase translates to MQTNVACLAFHISRRFLNIPSRSLATSAPKVASTFSERLAVGPSLDDFVADNVDLDESGPSKVTLGNTSQPRLPSHLKTKIPTGQSYTNIKKDLRGLGLHTVCEEARCPNIGDCWGGGKKAATATIMLMGDTCTRGCRFCSVKTSRTPPPLDPHEPENTAEAISRWGLGYIVLTSVDRDDLADGGAAHFASTIAKIKHKAPSILVEALTGDFQGDLSCVERVAKSGLDVYAHNVETVEALTPFVRDRRAKFHQSLAVLAHAKKSGVKITKTSIMLGVGETEEQVTDTLKALRANSVDVVTFGQYMRPTKKHMKVSRYVEPSEFEMWKKRAEDMGFAYVASGPLVRSSYKAGEYFIENMLRNGSNDKGALKTASLLSADAGQADRPAGSVKE, encoded by the exons ATGCAAACTAATGTGGCCTGCCTGGCCTTCCACATATCGAGACGTTTTTTAAATATTCCGTCGAGGTCTCTGGCTACTTCTGCACCTAAGGTTGCTTCTACCTTCTCCGAACGACTCGCGGTTGGACCCTCGCTTGACGATTTTGTGGCGGATAATGTTGATCTTGACGAATCTGGGCCTTCGAAAGTAACACTAGGTAATACATCTCA GCCTCGCCTCCCATCTCACCTCAAGACCAAAATCCCTACTGGGCAATCTTACACAAATATTAAGAAAGACCTTCGAGGGCTTGGTCTTCATACCGTGTGTGAAGAGGCGCGTTGTCCAAACATTGGCGACTGTTGGGGAGGTGGAAAAAAAGCTGCGACTGCGACGATCATG CTCATGGGAGATACTTGCACGCGAGGATGTCGGTTTTGCTCGGTCAAGACATCAAGGACACCCCCTCCATTGGATCCCCACGAGCCAGAAAACACGGCCGAGGCTATCAGTCGATGGGGATTAGGATACATTGTTTTAACCAGCGTTGATCGCGATG ACCTTGCTGATGGGGGTGCCGCTCATTTTGCCTCTACAATAGCCAAGATTAAGCATAAGGCTCCCTCGATCCTTGTCGAAGCACTTACTGGTGATTTCCAAGGCGATTTGTCTTGTGTCGAACGGGTTGCCAAGAGTGGTCTTGATGTTTATGCTCATAATGTAGAGACTGTCGAGGCGCTTACGCCTTTCGTTCG AGACCGTCGCGCTAAGTTCCATCAATCACTTGCCGTCCTTGCTCATGCGAAAAAATCGGGAGTTAAGATTACAAAGACTTCGATTATGCTTGGTGTGGGGGAGACGGAGGAACAAGTAACGGACACTCTCAAAG CTTTGCGGGCTAATTCTGTGGATGTCGTCACTTTTGGCCAATACATGCGCCCTACGAAGAAACACATGAAGGTTTCACGGTATGTTGAGCCTTCCGAATTTGAGATGTGGAAGAAACGCGCAGAGGATATGGGTTTCGCGTATGTTGCGAGTGGGCCATTAGTTCGGAGCAGCTATAAG GCTGGCGAATATTTTATCGAAAACATGCTGAGGAACGGATCGAATGATAAAGGGGCTCTGAAGACCGCATCCCTACTTTCAGCGGACGCCGGCCAGGCTGATCGCCCGGCAGGTTCAGTCAAGGAGTGA
- a CDS encoding lipoic acid synthase: MSSNLQIDAGVYYGRLAYPHSRPTTPFYMVFPAGIRNNAQCFVLSSFAKDANGVINREFTSIVPRISMLNNTDFVLGSAGGVLDEYYCFKGKFLNDGEEIELDMLDPNEEFCTKIQLTKEYKSRK, encoded by the coding sequence ATGTCATCCAACCTACAAATTGATGCGGGAGTGTACTATGGCCGTCTGGCGTACCCACACTCTAGACCAACGACTCCTTTTTACATGGTTTTCCCGGCAGGGATCCGCAATAATGCACAGTGCTTTGTCCTCAGTTCATTTGCAAAGGATGCTAATGGAGTCATCAACCGGGAGTTTACGAGTATTGTTCCTCGGATTAGCATGCTGAACAATACAGATTTCGTGCTAGGCAGCGCAGGGGGAGTTTTGGACGAGTATTACTGTTTCAAAGGAAAATTCTTGAACGACGGAGAGGAAATTGAACTCGATATGTTGGATCCCAATGAGGAGTTCTGCACAAAGATTCAACTTACCAAAGAGTACAAGAGTCGCAAATGA
- a CDS encoding Tyrosine kinase family catalytic domain protein — translation MSRNASGEDPLGLITHEGHESFVYSVAFSPDGKSVASGSEDKTIRIWGAYEPTPIGNPFKGHTAGVCSVVYSPLGDMIASGSLDHTIRLWDINTKQQIDEPLKAHSGCVNSIAFSPGGKFIASGSVDKSIRLWNIDTRLTSNTFWGHNKGIRSVDFSPNDNQFASGSGDFTIRVWDTESGKPVGKPFMGHHDVVHSVSYAPNANQIASGSSDGTLQLWDVRSGMSAVNLCRGKNESIFSVSYSPSGVWIASGSIRGTVCVWDIRNRGLVADKFNKHTDWVRTVKFSPWGNRIVSGSGDQKVMAWNVVESLRSSVGLIGRDTSIHLIFATLLEHGCANLTSQIDLERGFTLVPGSPQNTAHTTVWAIQ, via the exons ATGTCTCGTAATGCATCAGGAGAGGATCCATTGGGATTAATCACCCACG AGGGACATGAAAGTTTTGTCTATTCAGTAGCATTCTCCCCCGATGGAAAATCGGTTGCATCAGGGTCCGAGGACAAGACCATTCGTATTTGGGGCGCATACGAGCCGACTCCTATAGGCAACCCTTTCAAGGGACACACTGCTGGCGTATGTTCAGTAGTATACAGCCCTCTCGGCGACATGATTGCCTCTGGATCGCTTGATCATACAATCCGTCTGTGGGATATCAACACCAAGCAGCAAATAGATGAACCGCTCAAGGCCCATAGTGGCTGCGTAAACTCGATTGCTTTCTCTCCTGGTGGTAAATTTATCGCCTCAGGATCTGTTGATAAAAGTATACGACTATGGAACATAGACACTCGACTCACTTCCAATACGTTCTGGGGCCACAATAAGGGGATTCGCTCTGTTGATTTCTCACCAAATGACAATCAATTTGCGTCAGGGTCTGGGGACTTTACGATACGTGTATGGGATACCGAAAGTGGAAAACCAGTCGGAAAACCCTTCATGGGGCACCATGATGTGGTACACTCAGTCTCTTACGCTCCCAACGCTAATCAAATCGCCTCGGGCTCATCCGACGGCACTTTACAACTCTGGGATGTTCGTAGTGGAATGTCGGCAGTCAACCTATGCCGGGGGAAAAACGAATCAATTTTTTCAGTCTCATACTCTCCTAGTGGCGTATGGATTGCGTCTGGATCAATTCGTGGTACAGTATGTGTTTGGGATATACGAAACAGAGGATTAGTGGCCGACAAATTCAATAAACATACCGATTGGGTGAGAACAGTGAAGTTTTCGCCATGGGGGAACAGGATTGTTTCAGGTTCTGGTGATCAAAAAGTAATGGCCTGGAATGTAGTAGAGAGTCTTCGGAGCTCTGTGGGATTAATCGGCCGCGATACG TCTATCCATCTGATATTTGCCACACTATTAGAGCACGGATGCGCCAATCTTACTTCTCAGATAGATCTGGAGCGGGGTTTTACCCTAGTCCCA GGTAGCCCTCAAAACACTGCGCACACCACCGTCTGGGCAATCCAGTGA
- a CDS encoding cytochrome P450 family protein: MISDSSHIFHYSAAAGAFLVSFYIIPYLLDPYDYRRRFPGPWPAALSNSWHSKAMKSTKACDTMFELHQKYGPFVRIGPNHISIADPDALEDIYKHGNGLLKSDYYAMFRLGTHDNLFTSRDKAEHSTKRRRLAHIFSPQNILSYQPRVRNNIRHLVDQLDMRCQQAAEGRSGFNWSAKDGRAVLDICSRKNVLSCIRSDRRLGMGSPFGMIQAQRDTTNVAKSLTDGAKTIQLPLIELFDKGTQSVSSIGVYPRWAQAALLLLPWNLYGLFTTRNLAGFASAALSHRLQRTQHNTDDKEARGVDMVDKLLEARDEDGKPLSKEELLIETFGLLFAGSDTTSNTLSAFCFYLAKHPHLQAKLQAELDEHILLKYSHQDTESGSEIDPVATYEPIKDLPYLNACMKETMRLHSALGLGLPRVVPPGKSFTVGGQTFKAGSIISVPTFVTNRDRIWGHDAGEFRPERWLEDSKGMLGKYFAPFSFGPRACIGRNLAIMDILLIAATIFRRYDLQLGHPDAKPTIRDSVIRQVYDCPIAIKRRDIATK, translated from the exons ATGATTAGCGATTCTAGCCACATCTTTCATTACTCTGCTGCTGCAGGTGCATTTCTG GTCTCATTCTATATCATCCCGTACCTGCTTGATCCATATGACTATCGACGTCGATTTCCGGGTCCATGGCCAGCAGCCCTTTCGAACTCATGGCACTCGAAGGCTATGAAGTCTACTAAAGCATGCGATACAATGTTCGAGCTTCATCAGAAATACG GACCATTCGTCCGGATTGGACCTAATCACATAAGTATTGCCGATCCAGATGCTTTAGAG GATATCTACAAGCACGGAAACGGCTTGCTCAAATCAGATTACTATGCCATGTTTAGGCTCGGAACACATGATAATTTATTCACATCGCGAGATAAAGCTGAACACTCAA CCAAACGTCGGCGgttggcgcatatattcagtcCTCAGAACATCCTCTCATACCAGCCTCGCGTCCGTAACAACATTCGGCACTTGGTCGATCAACTGGACATGCGCTGTCAACAGGCTGCAGAGGGCAGGTCGGGCTTCAACTGGAGTGCAAAGGATGGCCGTGCTGTATTGGATATCTGCTCACGTAA AAATGTCTTATCTTGCATTCGATCTGATCGGAGACTTGGCATGGGGTCACCGTTTGGGATGATCCAGGCTCAGCGGGACACCACCAACGTTGCTAAGTCTCTGACTGACGGCGCCAAGACGATACAGCTGCCTCTTATCGAGCTGTTTGACAAAGGTACTCAGTCAGTTTCATCGATTGGAGTATACCCACGGTGGGCTCAAGCTGCACTACTGCTACTTCCTTGGAATCTGTACGGCTTGTTCACCACACGTAATCTCGCGGGATTCGCCTCTGCTGCATTGAGTCATCGATTGCAGAGGACCCAGCACAACACTGACGACAAGGAAGCCAGAGGGGTGGATATGGTTGACAAGCTGCTCGAAGCGAGAGATGAAGACGGAAAACCGCTTTCAAAGGAAGAGCTGCTCATCGAAACCTTCGGGCTGCTATTCGCCGGCAGCGAtaccactagcaa TACCTTGAGCGCTTTCTGCTTCTACCTGGCCAAGCACCCGCACTTGCAAGCTAAGCTGCAAGCCGAGCTTGACGAGCACATACTCTTGAAGTACTCCCATCAAGACACCGAGTCTGGGTCTGAAATCGATCCGGTGGCCACGTATGAGCCCATCAAAGACCTTCCGTATCTCAACGCATGCATGAAGGAGACGATGAGGCTGCACTCGGCCCTAGGACTCGGACTGCCGAGAGTGGTACCGCCAGGCAAGAGCTTCACAGTCGGTGGACAAACGTTCAAAGCCGGCAGCATCATCAGTGTACCTACGTTCGTTACAAACAGGGACAGGATCTGGGGACACGACGCTGGTGAGTTCCGACCGGAGCGATGGCTGGAAGACAGCAAGGGTATGCTCGGAAAGTACTTTGCGCCGTTTTCGTTTGGTCCAAG GGCTTGTATCGGTCGCAACCTTGCGATCATGGACATTCTGCTGATCGCTGCTACTATTTTCCGTCGTTATGACCTTCAACTAGGTCATCCAGACGCCAAG CCAACGATTCGTGACTCTGTTATCCGACAGGTGTACGACTGTCCGATTGCAATCAAGCGTCGGGATATAGCCACTAAATGA
- a CDS encoding WD repeat-containing protein has protein sequence MFHTSPSKCTPQTPSKTPRRRANTTQGGHVDVISLGIGALSLSPSKALGPNDSLNPFLEPSSKPRAPSPTRVRSKHGRSNTLSAAVGARAIGITDALANEARQGILHKGGLESKYDSINITRDWPVSRGKTTETRTGSVSSRPKASHAPISFDKPLGTDDRFVPSRAVTTSNTATVSPGHAARLTASLALPSASQRILTYCEAPPLPATDSTLALQRSLAQSLHTRPGQGSGAGGGSAQRLEENLGQA, from the exons ATGTTCCACACCTCTCCATCCAAGTGTACCCCGCAAACGCCATCAAAAACTCCTCGAAGACGTGCCAATACCACTCAAGGAGGTCACGTTGATGTCATATCACTCGGTATCGGTGCTCTTTCGCTTTCACCCTCAAAGGCGCTTGGTCCCAACGACTCGCTCAATCCGTTCCTTGAGCCTTCCTCAAAGCCACGGGCGCCTTCCCCAACTAGAGTACGCTCCAAGCATGGTCGATCGAATACACTATCTGCGGCCGTCGGTGCGCGTGCGATTGGGATTACCGATGCGTTAGCAAATGAAGCACGTCAGGGTATCTTGCACAAAGGTGGACTGGAGAGCAAGTACGATTCGATTAACATCACTCGTGACTGGCCAGTATCGCGAGGAAAAACTACTGAGACACGCACAGGGAGCGTGTCTTCTCGACCCAAGGCCTCACATGCTCCAATTAGC TTCGACAAACCTCTAGGCACAGACGATCGCTTTGTCCCGTCCCGTGCTGTTA CAACTAGCAACACCGCAACTGTTTCTCCGGGACATGCTGCACGTTTAACTGCCTCACTTGCGCTGCCATCTGCCTCGCAGCGCATTCTTACGTATTGCGAGGCGCCTCCACTACCAGCCACCGACTCCACACTAGCGCTCCAACGCTCCCTGGCTCAATCTTTGCATACACGCCCCGGACAAGGATCCGGAGCTGGCGGAGGATCCGCCCAACGTCTAGAAGAAAATCTCGGACAAGCCTGA
- a CDS encoding WD40 domain-containing protein, whose translation MDDFYLNLLAWSSGNILAIALGECVYLWAAETGTVTHLSTAPCDPTTEQPITHVTGLDWSLDAAYLGISYANGTIEVWDVESGSKLRSMMGRQGQVACLAWNQHILGSGVRFEVATCERKWIWRRMLGMLASGGNDNVVNAWDSRVGSGSTSNGTRAQPKWTKRNHTAAVKALAWCPWQPNLLATGGGTGDAMIHFWSSTSGARVNSLSTPGQVTSLVWSQHSKELLSTHGFPHNAVMVHSYPGMGKIAEIKDAHDTRVLFSAASPNGDVVATGAGDENLKFWKIWEIPKKTAVRKREEDSRRTSVSKAIRHSKWQGAMWREQKKIRLSQQLALTGPDMTSLNIAKGTIVDIL comes from the exons ATGGACGACTTTTACCTCAATCTACTAGCTTGGAGCTCGGGCAATATCCTTGCCATTGCTCTCGGTGAATGCGTGTACCTCTGGGCGGCTGAAACAGGAACTGTCACCCATCTTTCAACTGCTCCATGCGACCCCACAACCGAACAGCCTATTACTCACGTCACAGGCTTGGATTGGTCACTGGACGCTGCCTACCTTGGTATCAGTTACGCCAACGGTACGATCGAGGTCTGGGATGTCGAAAGTGGTTCTAAACTTCGTAGTATGATGGGACGCCAGGGACAAGTTGCTTGTTTGGCCTGGAACCAGCATATTCTTGGGAGCGG TGTGCGGTTTGAAG TGGCAACCTGCGAACGCAAATGGATCTGGCGGAGGATGCTGGGGATGTTGGCTAGTGGAGGCAACGATAACGTTGTTAATGCTTGGGACAGTCGTGTTGGTTCCGGTAGTA CTTCCAACGGGACCCGGGCTCAACCCAAATGGACCAAGCGCAATCATACAGCAGCCGTAAAGGCTTTGGCATGGTGCCCATGGCAGCCTAATT TGTTAGCTACAGGTGGAGGCACAGGAGATGCCATGATTCACTTCTGGTCTTCAACCTCTGGGGCACGAGTGAACTCACTCTCAACTCCGGGCCAGGTCACTTCGCTTGTGTGGAGCCAGCATTCAAAGGAGCTGTTGTCCACACATGGGTTCCCGCACAACGCAGTGATGGTGCATTCGTATCCCGGTATGGGCAAG ATTGCGGAGATCAAAGATGCTCACGATACGCGCGTCTTGTTTTCTGCCGCAAGTCCAAATGGAGATGTCGTTGCTACTGG CGCGGGAGATGAAAACCTCAAATTCTGGAAAATCTGGGAAATTCCGAAAAAGACGGCAGTCCGAAAGCGAGAGGAGGATAGCCGTCGCACCTCTGTTAGCAAGGCTATCCG ACATTCAAAGTGGCAAGGCGCGATGTGGAGAGAACAAAAGAAGATTCGTCTCAGTCAACAGCTCGCGCTGACTGGCCCTGATATGACGAGTTTGAATATTGCAAAGGGGACAATTGTGGACATTTTGTAG
- a CDS encoding ribosomal protein L16p/L10e: MSLILSSLRAIFKPYASVPHPTITFSRARSQLAPRRVRYRKSHKGRIPIPTGGSTKGTTLAFGDYGLRVRGEGMRLTAKQLQAAEVVIKRKLKIIKTSQIWMRVFPDLPVCVKGNETRMGKGKGSFEYWACRVPTGRVVFEIGGGIREEIARDALRLAATKLPVLTEFISRSAGPKLGAIDLPPVTPKPITGASYKIVRKPLQPISVIDQEALKVPAGEVVI; this comes from the exons ATGTCACTCATATTATCCTCACTGAGGGCGATATTCAAGCCCTACGCTAGTGTACCCCATCCAACGATTACGTTCTCGCGTGCGAGGTCCCAGCTTGCTCCTCGAAGAGTCAGGTATCGCAAATCTCACAAAGGCCGTATACCTATTCCGACTGGTGGTTCTACCAAGGGGACGACGCTCGCATTTGGCGACTATGGATTGAGGGTCAGAGGAGAAGGCATGCGTCTTACGGCCAAGCAGCTTCAAGCCGCAGAGGTTGTTATCAAACGCAAACTAAAGATCATCAAAACCAGCCAGATCTGGATGCGTGTCTTCCCAGATCTCCCGGTGTGCGTCAAG GGGAACGAAACTCGTATGGGGAAGGGTAAAGGTTCTTTTGAGTACTGGGCATGCAG GGTACCGACGGGGAGGGTGGTGTTCGAAATTGGTGGAGGAATTCGAGAAGAGATAGCTCGTGATG CATTGCGCCTCGCTGCCACCAAGCTACCTGTTCTCACCGAATTTATCAGCCGGTCTGCCGGTCCCAAACTCGGAGCAATCGATCTTCCTCCAGTCACTCCAAAACCTATCACGGGGGCAAGCTACAAAATTGTCCGAAAGCCATTACAGCCCATTTCGGTGATTGATCAGGAGGCATTGAAGGTTCCGGCTGGCGAGGTTGTTATATAA
- a CDS encoding small nuclear ribonucleoprotein hPrp3: MARERLERKLRSEYESYVRNLTELIRENTDSPARITSVKIDGTPNTRTSFLASIVNKYIPTSGMTPSLGPQETLLNALHTSRHITAALNSTGIFTSVTPTLESSSSPYAAPHDYALHFKVRERGRLFLKSSTDVGSNNDGSASITARIRNAFGGAETVEGSVAFGTQVTRSGNLRCEWPVVVGTGELNPNGDGSIRGEIGLFGVEKDETWYASVREGVKGFRASLRSAGYTSKSSISHTLTRDTRDDALQGTRGSYLRYSQEFAGLGGDAAFFKTESDSRYSRALGGGYTFSLSGRTGFLYPLYGRPSLFNDRFQLGGPTSLRMFRPNEMGPRDRNDSVGGDMYWAAGASIIGPFPRKPDWPLKTHLFINAGRLDTYDTKKSSLEQTARSLSTPSISAGIGLVYMLNPVRVELNFGVPIAASVSDGMRKGVQVGIGMDFL; this comes from the exons ATGGCAAGAGAAAGGTTAGAGCGGAAACTCAGGAGTGAATACGAAAGCTATGTGAGAAATTTAACCGAGCTG ATACGCGAGAACACAGATTCGCCCGCACGAATTACTTCAGTCAAAATTGATGGAACTCCCAACACTCGTACATCATTTCTTGCTTCAATCGTCAATAAGTACATCCCTACCTCCGGAATGACTCCATCACTTGGCCCGCAAGAAACACTCCTGAATGCCTTGCATACCTCTCGTCACATCACGGCCGCTCTGAACTCAACTGGGATTTTTACTTCGGTCACCCCCACCCTTGAGTCCTCTTCATCTCCTTATGCTGCACCCCACGACTACGCGCTCCATTTTAAAGTGCGTGAGCGTGGAAGGTTGTTCCTCAAATCTTCAACCGACGTTGGAAGCAATAACGATGGCTCAGCGTCCATCACAGCACGAATAAGAAATGCATTTGGCGGAGCCGAGACGGTCGAGGGGTCGGTCGCGTTTGGAACTCAAGTCACTCGGTCTGGGAACCTACGATGTGAATGGCCGGTAGTGGTCGGGACCGGAGAATTAAATCCAAATGGCGATGGAAGTATACGAGGAGAGATAGGATTATTTGGGGTGGAGAAAGATGAAACATGGTATGCGAGTGTTAGAGAGGGCGTCAAAGGGTTTCGAGCATCTCTGCGA TCCGCCGGGTATACATCCAAGTCTTCGATATCTCATACACTCACTCGGGATACCCGCGATGATGCTTTGCAAGGAACGCGTGGGTCCTATCTACGTTATTCCCAG GAATTTGCCGGCCTAGGCGGTGATGCAGCATTCTTCAAAACCGAATCAGATTCTAGATATTCTAGAGCTCTTGGAGGAGGATAT ACATTTTCTCTCTCTGGGCGCACCGGGTTTCTCTATCCTCTCTACGGCAGACCTTCTCTTTTCAACGATCGGTTCCAATTAGGAGGGCCCACTAGTTTGCGAATGTTCCGCCCGAATGAGATGGGCCCTAGAGATAGAA ACGATTCTGTTGGCGGAGACATGTACTGGGCTGCCGGTGCTAGCATTATTGGACCATTCCCACGGAAGCCAGACTGGCCTTTGAAGACCCATTTATTTATTAACGCAGGACGCCTGGATACCTATGATACCA AAAAATCATCTCTAGAACAAACGGCGCGCAGCCTCTCGACTCCTTCCATTTCCGCAGGGATCGGACTTGTTTATATGCTCAACCCTGTACGAGTGGAACTCAATTTTGGGGTTCCAATTGCTGCAAGTGTGTCTGATGGAATGCGCAAGGGGGTGCAGGTTGGGATTGGTATGGATTTTTTGTAG